In Citrus sinensis cultivar Valencia sweet orange chromosome 2, DVS_A1.0, whole genome shotgun sequence, a single genomic region encodes these proteins:
- the LOC102626068 gene encoding uncharacterized protein LOC102626068: MKKEVIRLERESVIPILKPKLIMTLANLIEHSSDRAEFLKLCKRVEYTIRAWYMLQFEDLMQLYSLFDPVSGAQKLEQQNLSPEEIDVLEQNFLTYVFQVMDKSNFKITTDEEIDVALSGQYLLHLPITVNESKLDKKLLKRYFEEHHHDHLPDFADKYVIFRRGIGVDQTTDYFFMEKVDMLIGQFWSFLMRRTGLEKLLSRRSKRRHKPDPKKDDEINSETEQNDLSVERHRLENMELSFRNLLGKVTIQEPTFDRIIVLYRQASTKSKAERGVYLKHFRNIPMADMEIVLPEKKNPGLTPLDWVKFLVSAVVGLVAVITSAQLHEIDLWVGMAILSTVIGYCAKTYFTFQQNMAAYQNMITQSMYDKQLDSGKGTLLHLCDDVIQQEVKEVIISFFILMEQGKATRQDLDLRCEELIKEEFGESCNFDVDDAVHKLEKLGIVARDTIGRYYCVGLKRANEIIGTTTEEMVLKAQQGISTT; the protein is encoded by the exons ATGAAGAAAGAAGTGATTCGATTGGAACGGGAATCTGTCATCCCCATTCTCAAACCAAAGCTTATCATGACTTTGGCCAACCTCATTG AACACAGTTCTGACCGGGCTGAGTTTCTAAAGCTTTGCAAGAGAGTTGAGTACACTATTCGGGCTTGGTATATGCTACAGTTTGAGGATTTGATG CAACTGTACTCTCTCTTTGATCCTGTATCAGGGGCTCAGAAGTTGGAGCAGCAGAACTTATCTCCTGAGGAAATTGATGTACTTGAACAGAATTTCCTTACATATGTGTTTCAG GTAATGGACAAGAGCAACTTCAAAATAACAACCGATGAAGAAATTGATGTTGCACTTTCAGGGCAGTATCTTTTACATCTTCCAATCACTGTCAATGAATCTAAG CTTGACAAGAAGCTTTTGAAGAGATATTTTGAAGAGCATCACCACGACCATCTTCCAGACTTTGCTGATAAG TATGTGATCTTTCGGCGCGGTATTGGAGTTGATCAGACAACTGATTACTTTTTCATGGAGAAAGTGGACATGCTTATTGGTCAGTTTTGGTCATTTCTCATGAGACGAACAGG GCTAGAAAAACTTTTGTCCAGAAGATCTAAAAGACGACATAAACCAGACCCAAAGAAGGATGATGAAATTAACTCTGAAACAGAGCAGAATGATCTATCCGTTGAACGACATCGACTTGAAAATATGGAACTAAG TTTTCGCAATTTGCTGGGCAAGGTCACAATCCAAGAGCCCACCTTTGACAGGATAATTGTTCTTTACAG GCAAGCAAGTACCAAATCCAAAGCAGAACGGGGAGTATATCTCAaacattttagaaatattccaatggcTGATATGGAAATAGTTCTT cctgaaaagaaaaatccagGATTAACACCATTAGATTGGGTCAAGTTCCTTGTCTCCGCTGTGGTTGGACTG GTTGCCGTGATTACTTCTGCCCAACTGCATGAAATTGATCTTTGGGTTGGCATGGCAATCCTTTCCACGGTGATTGGTTACTGTGCTAAGACATACTTCAC GTTTCAGCAAAACATGGCTGCATATCAGAATATGATCACACAGTCCATGTATGACAAACAGCTAGATAGTGGAAAGGGTACCCTTCTTCACTTGTGCGATGATGTGATTCAACAAGAA GTCAAAGAGGTGATCATTTCATTCTTTATATTGATGGAACAGGGCAAGGCAACAAGACAG GATCTGGATCTGCGGTGTGAGGAGCTAATTAAAGAAGAGTTTGGTGAGAGCTGTAACTTTGATGTGGATGATGCTGTTCATAAGTTAGAGAAGTTGGGCATTGTTGCTCGG GATACTATCGGCCGGTATTACTGCGTCGGGCTGAAACGTGCTAACGAGATCATTGGGACCACCACTGAGGAGATGGTCCTCAAGGCACAACAGGGTATCAGTACAACTTGA